The DNA region GAGGACCGCTGATGCGGGCGCCCCAACAGACTCCCCGCTCAGCAGGAGCGAGGCGGACTTGGCTGCGCTGCCTCATTCGATCGAACCGATAGGAGACTGAGATGACCCTCAACGTCCCGAACCTCGACAAGCTCATCGCGCATCTGGAGGCGCAGCCGCCGGAGCGGATCAATATGGCCTTCACGTCCGTCCGACAGCGCCCGCTCGTCGGCGAATGCGGCTGCATCCTCGCGCATTCGGATCTGCTGTTCGGCGACACGATTGGTTGCGAGGCCTTCGACCCCGAAGACGTCGTTCCGAATGACCTCTACATGCCGGACGGCTACTTTGATGAGGGCGAAGGCGTCGTTCGCTACCCCGCCCACCGCGTCATCGCCACCCTCAAACGCCTCCGCGACCACTACCTCGCCACGGGCGAGATCGTCGTGGACTGGGGACCGGAGCCGACCGCTGGCGAGCCCTGGGCCGCCCCGCAGGCTGTCGAGCTGACGCCGCCGGCTCTTCCTGCCGAGATCACCCGGCTGCTTGAGCCCGAGTCCTCCGCTCTCACCGCCTCGGAGGCCTGACATGGCCGAAGCAACCAACACTGCACCGGCCGGAGAAGGGGCGAGCGATTGGGCCTATGAGGCCGCCAAGGACATCCGCCTGAAGTGGATGCAGACGGCATTCATGCGGGGCAGCGACATAGCCTTGCCGGCAGGGCACCTGACCGACATCGCCGAAGCTCTGAGGCTGGCCCACACCACCGGCCAGATCGCTGGCGAGAAGGCAGTCCGCGCCTCGGCAGAGATGGCGCTGATGTACCTCAAGAGCGGGTTCCTGACGTGCTCCCGCTGCGGGAACGAGGAGCCGACCGAGCATCTCGACGCTGCCTATGAGTTGCAGTCTGGCCTTACCGGCAAGCTCGTCGCCTCTACAGGATCGAGGAAGGAAGAGACGAAGGGCGCGACCCCGATGGGGTCAGGCCACTCGCGAGTTGAGCCCTCCGGTCTCAAGGCTTCGCCCGAGTGTCCTTCGCGCGGGTGGCAGCCAATTGCGACGGCGCCCAAGGACGGCACCGACGTGTTGCTCTACGCGGCGGCCTGGGACTGGACCTGGGGCGTCCAGATGGGGCGCTTCGAGCAGGGCCAGTGGTTCACGGGCGAAGGCTCTGTGGACGAGAACGACGCCGGCTTCGACCCTGATGCCGAGGTGGACGAGGACGTCGACCCCGACGAGCTGAAGAACTTCGGCCCGACGCACTGGATGCCGATCCCGGAGCCGCCAGCGTCATGCGACCGAAGCCCGAAGGGCGAAGACGCTGAAGGCGGCTTCGTTCACGAGGGCGCGGTGGCCGAAGGCCAGACGCCATGACCTCTGCCCCCGAGACCGGCCGGACGGCCGCCTGTGCTCACTGTGGGCGCCCACTCACCGCCGAGGAACAGGAGTACTACGGCACGAGCTGCGAGCGCTGCGAGACCGAGCTTCACCACGCGATGCAGGACGACCGTGCGCCGGTCCTACCGCCACCGCCAAACGAAGTTGAGCGCCTTCGCGCCGAGATCGCCCAACTCCGCTCCCGTCTCCTCGAGGCTGAGCAGGGCGGGGAGGCGATGCGGGAAGCCTACGCGAGGCTGCTCGAGACCTTTCCTGAGCAGATCCTGGCTTGGCACTCGCGCGGCCCTCGTAGCCCGCCCGGCAATGGCTACCGGGCGACGACACGAGCCGACCTAGCTGCCGCGATCAGAGGCCTGCCCCTCAACCCGAACCAGGAGGCTGGCGATCATGAGCCACGCTGAGCAGATTGAGGACGCGCGCCTTTCCGAGCTTTCGGCTCTGAGCGCGAAGGCCACGCCCGGCGAGTTCTCATCCTGGCCGGACCACTACGCCATCAAGGTCTGCCGGAACGGGATGCCGGCGTTGACCATCGCGCTCACCAGCACCGGCTCTGGCGCCGAGAAGGCGAACGCCACGTTCCTGGCCGCGGCTGGCAACTATGTGCGGGGGCTGATCCTCGCTCGCCAAGGCATCTCTGAGGAAGCCATCGCGGCCAAGGCCCGTGAGTTGTGCGCGAAGCACTGCGACGGGGCCGAAGGGATCACTCCCTGCGGAGAATGCGATGCCGAGGCCGAACGCGGCTGGTGTGAGGATGCCCGCGAAGCCCTCTCCGCGAAGCTCGCTCTCCTGTCGCAGGAGGGCTCATGACCTGGCCCATCACAAAGGCTGCCGAGCCCCTCTACTGTTCGTTCTGCGGTCACAGCCAATACGAGGTTGCGGCGCTCCTTTGCGGAAGGACGGTCCATATTTGCGACGAGTGCGTGGAAGTTGCCGCTTGGGTCGTCGCTGAGAAGACGACTCCGCTGAGCCGGGCGTGGCGCAAGACGTGGCAGATCGTGCCGCCTCCGAGACAGGATGCTCGCCGTGCCCGCTGAGCCCTTCGTCCCGACGCCCGAGATGATCGCTGCAGCCTGGGCCGTCGTGCGAGACCGCTGGCCAGGACAGCCGCATCTGCTCGGCCCCGGACCGGCCTTCCGTGAAGCCATCCAAGCGGCACTCGCCAAGATGCCTGGGCCACCTGCGCAACCCATCCCGCGCCCGCTGGCGATGCCTGAGTACCCATACCAGCAGCACGAGGTCGGAGGCTGCTTGGCGATCCGGACGCCGCCCGCCCCTGGGCCGGAACGCTGCACGGCCACAGGCAACCCGTGCGGAACTGATACGGTCATGGCTGGCCGGCAGTGCCCTGATGACCGCTGGGGCGGTCGGTGCGCTCATCGCATCGCCGAAGCCGCCCGCGCCGCCCTCACCCCGAACCAGGAGGCTGGCGATGGCCGCTAAGAACCTGCTGTCCTACCCCCGCCGCGCTTGGGTCATCCCGAACGGGAGCGGGATGCTCTGGACCGATCGGATCTTCGACACCGAGGCCGAGGCACAAGCCCATGTCGACGCCTACTGGGCTGAAGCCGGGTGGATAACTCCCAAGCACAAGCCCGTTGAGGCGTCGGTCCGCGTCTCCGCGAAGCTCGCTCTCCTGTCGCAGGAGGGCTCATGACCTGGCCCATCACAAAGGCTGCCGAGCCCCTCTACTGTTCGTTCTGCGGTCGCAGTGAGCACGAGGTCGATATCCTGCTCGCTGGCCCATGCTCGGTCTTCATCTGCGATGAGGACGTAGGCCACTGCGCCGAGATCATCGCCGCGAAGA from Methylobacterium sp. NMS14P includes:
- a CDS encoding DUF551 domain-containing protein, coding for MAEATNTAPAGEGASDWAYEAAKDIRLKWMQTAFMRGSDIALPAGHLTDIAEALRLAHTTGQIAGEKAVRASAEMALMYLKSGFLTCSRCGNEEPTEHLDAAYELQSGLTGKLVASTGSRKEETKGATPMGSGHSRVEPSGLKASPECPSRGWQPIATAPKDGTDVLLYAAAWDWTWGVQMGRFEQGQWFTGEGSVDENDAGFDPDAEVDEDVDPDELKNFGPTHWMPIPEPPASCDRSPKGEDAEGGFVHEGAVAEGQTP
- a CDS encoding ClpX C4-type zinc finger protein, whose product is MTWPITKAAEPLYCSFCGHSQYEVAALLCGRTVHICDECVEVAAWVVAEKTTPLSRAWRKTWQIVPPPRQDARRAR